In Leptolyngbya sp. SIO1E4, one DNA window encodes the following:
- a CDS encoding TIGR00303 family protein, protein MIRVYTQQDQGQGWLRRYWGHRPRLACILGFTETGLIPGISAAGITSSDRQTTAIADVEFLHHGVSTSPKYPLPVLTAGVSPAIIARAIIAAQRIPLTIFNAGLPIPPTVPHIDLQGVPAACLTSGQALPRATVESLFRQGLGWGHRLGNEADAGYLVLGECVVGGTTTALALLLGLGVPALGKVGSSHLACNHNQKQTVVTQGLKQWQQHLRENDPFDPLDLVAAVGDPMQVVVAAMALTASCHSGVLLAGGTQMLAVYALARALAAHHHIPWQPERITVGTTRWVAEDPTCDTVGLTRLIGDVPLLATQLSFANSRHEPLQHYEAGYVKEGVAAGGCAIAAHLYQNWQQPQLLSAIETLFEAWATQQPLAPTTKSPQIASTSE, encoded by the coding sequence ATGATTCGTGTATACACTCAGCAAGATCAGGGACAGGGGTGGCTGCGGCGCTACTGGGGGCATCGTCCTCGATTAGCCTGCATTTTAGGCTTTACTGAGACGGGGCTGATTCCAGGTATCTCAGCGGCAGGCATCACGTCGAGTGATCGGCAAACCACCGCGATCGCCGATGTCGAGTTTTTACACCACGGTGTGAGTACTTCTCCCAAATATCCCCTACCTGTTTTGACCGCAGGGGTGTCTCCAGCCATCATCGCTCGGGCTATTATTGCCGCTCAGCGCATTCCACTCACGATCTTCAATGCGGGGCTTCCGATTCCACCCACGGTTCCCCATATTGATTTGCAAGGGGTACCGGCTGCCTGCCTAACTTCTGGGCAAGCCCTGCCCCGTGCAACGGTAGAATCGCTGTTTCGGCAGGGATTAGGCTGGGGGCACCGCCTGGGCAACGAAGCTGATGCGGGCTATCTGGTGTTAGGAGAGTGTGTCGTGGGTGGCACCACCACTGCCCTTGCCCTCTTGCTGGGGTTGGGGGTACCTGCCCTAGGCAAAGTGGGCAGCAGTCACCTTGCCTGTAACCACAATCAGAAGCAGACGGTTGTCACCCAAGGGCTGAAACAGTGGCAGCAGCATCTCAGGGAAAATGATCCCTTTGACCCCCTAGATTTAGTGGCCGCCGTTGGCGATCCAATGCAAGTTGTTGTGGCTGCCATGGCGCTCACAGCTAGCTGTCATAGTGGAGTACTGCTGGCAGGGGGGACTCAAATGCTTGCGGTGTACGCCTTAGCCCGCGCCTTAGCCGCCCATCATCATATTCCCTGGCAGCCAGAACGCATTACGGTTGGGACAACCCGCTGGGTCGCTGAAGACCCCACCTGCGATACCGTCGGCCTCACACGCCTGATCGGAGATGTCCCGCTGTTGGCGACGCAGCTCTCTTTTGCAAACTCTCGGCATGAGCCGCTACAGCACTATGAAGCAGGTTATGTCAAAGAAGGCGTGGCAGCCGGGGGCTGTGCGATCGCGGCTCATCTGTATCAAAACTGGCAGCAACCCCAATTGCTGAGCGCCATTGAGACCCTATTCGAAGCGTGGGCGACACAGCAACCTTTAGCGCCAACAACAAAATCCCCTCAAATCGCATCGACCTCGGAATAA
- a CDS encoding extracellular solute-binding protein — protein MYRRTLLVSLIALAATQAACQQQTDQPLRIAVLKGTVPPQLVSAFKETLQDPVKLSVQAKPSMAELFHQLQQWQTADNPTRRQLPFNLFGSRPARMADWVSLSDYWLAPAIQQQLISPLPVDSIPQWSELPEQWPSLLYRDRQGRLSDQGLLWATPYRWGYLAMVYSRRSFERLGWQPTEWQDIWHPDLAGRVSLLNHPRITLGMVLKSHGYSANDAAPATHSDFKEALKELPQQIVTYASENYVQPLIQGRTWLAVGWSTDIMPLLSRYRQLDMVIPAPGTLLSADLWVKPSQASPNDQNALSEDEKIAPPKASFKAESLDSRWLAHWWQPDTEAPLSLFSNGLSPRLLMTEDSSATTTDLSTSRLLRPSTAQLEQSEFLTPLSEESVEEYTRLWEELRRRE, from the coding sequence ATGTATCGAAGAACCTTACTCGTCAGCTTGATAGCACTCGCAGCAACTCAGGCTGCTTGTCAGCAGCAAACGGATCAGCCGCTGCGGATTGCTGTCCTCAAGGGCACAGTCCCGCCCCAGTTGGTCAGCGCATTTAAGGAGACCCTACAAGACCCTGTCAAACTAAGCGTGCAGGCTAAACCCAGCATGGCAGAGTTATTTCATCAGTTACAGCAATGGCAAACAGCAGATAACCCGACGCGTCGCCAGCTCCCTTTTAATCTGTTTGGATCACGCCCTGCGAGAATGGCAGACTGGGTGAGTTTGAGTGATTACTGGCTGGCCCCGGCGATTCAGCAGCAGCTCATCAGCCCCTTACCGGTTGACAGCATCCCTCAATGGTCTGAACTACCTGAGCAGTGGCCATCACTGCTGTATCGCGATCGGCAAGGTCGTTTGTCTGATCAGGGATTACTATGGGCCACACCCTATCGGTGGGGATACCTGGCGATGGTGTATTCTCGTCGCTCTTTTGAACGTTTAGGCTGGCAACCGACCGAGTGGCAAGATATTTGGCACCCAGATCTGGCTGGTCGCGTCTCTCTGCTCAATCATCCCCGCATCACTCTGGGGATGGTTCTCAAATCCCATGGGTATTCGGCCAATGATGCAGCCCCCGCTACCCATTCAGACTTCAAAGAAGCGCTTAAGGAACTGCCTCAGCAGATCGTGACCTATGCTTCTGAGAACTATGTACAGCCCTTAATCCAAGGACGTACCTGGCTAGCCGTGGGATGGTCAACGGATATCATGCCCCTTTTGTCCCGATATCGACAGCTCGATATGGTCATCCCAGCGCCAGGCACGTTACTCTCTGCAGATCTGTGGGTCAAACCCAGCCAAGCATCGCCTAACGATCAAAACGCGCTATCCGAAGACGAAAAAATAGCCCCCCCGAAAGCATCCTTTAAGGCGGAATCTTTAGATAGCCGGTGGTTAGCCCACTGGTGGCAACCAGACACAGAAGCTCCCCTGAGCCTGTTCTCTAATGGGCTTTCACCTAGGCTTTTGATGACAGAAGACAGCTCAGCCACCACCACAGATCTCTCCACGAGCAGGCTATTGCGCCCTAGTACGGCTCAACTTGAGCAGAGTGAATTTCTGACGCCCTTATCTGAAGAATCAGTAGAAGAGTATACGAGGCTTTGGGAAGAGTTACGGAGGCGCGAATAA
- a CDS encoding DUF2232 domain-containing protein, which produces MNESSSEWSQDPAANSWGVEPPPPDPDEMAEVEAYLDYRPPEAVDLATPTLPRPRTGPIVMVETAFLASAASLIWLVNAYFPPGPLLRIIFPLPIALVYLRWGRRAAWMGALVAGLLLAVLMGPPRSLLFLMPDGLLGVQLGWLWRRGAVWYVSIGLGSLLSTLGFFVRLWLLSLMLGEDLWIYVITQATQVINWVLERLINWGLLGWGSLSQVSPTLVQGVALVIVLISSVVYLFTVHLASWLLLERLGEKMPPPPTWVQRLLDS; this is translated from the coding sequence ATGAACGAGTCTTCCTCAGAGTGGTCCCAAGACCCAGCTGCGAATTCTTGGGGGGTAGAACCACCGCCTCCTGACCCAGATGAGATGGCGGAGGTTGAAGCCTATTTAGACTACCGTCCACCTGAGGCGGTGGACCTTGCAACACCGACGCTGCCACGGCCTCGCACTGGCCCGATTGTCATGGTGGAAACGGCCTTCCTTGCCAGTGCGGCCAGCTTGATTTGGTTAGTGAACGCCTATTTTCCCCCAGGCCCCTTGCTGCGCATTATTTTCCCCTTACCCATTGCCCTGGTTTATTTACGGTGGGGCAGGCGAGCTGCATGGATGGGGGCCTTAGTTGCCGGGCTATTGCTAGCGGTGTTAATGGGGCCGCCCCGCAGCCTCTTGTTCCTGATGCCCGATGGTCTTCTGGGGGTGCAGCTAGGCTGGCTGTGGCGGCGAGGTGCCGTTTGGTACGTCTCGATTGGTCTAGGCAGCTTACTTAGCACGCTAGGCTTTTTTGTGCGCCTGTGGTTGTTATCCCTGATGTTGGGAGAAGATCTGTGGATTTACGTAATTACCCAGGCGACGCAGGTGATCAACTGGGTATTAGAGCGGCTCATTAATTGGGGGCTGCTGGGCTGGGGCAGCCTGAGCCAAGTGAGCCCGACTTTAGTCCAAGGGGTCGCCCTGGTCATCGTGTTAATTAGCTCGGTTGTTTATTTATTTACGGTACATTTGGCATCGTGGCTGCTGTTAGAGCGCCTGGGGGAAAAAATGCCACCGCCTCCAACCTGGGTGCAGCGTTTACTCGATAGCTAG
- a CDS encoding Crp/Fnr family transcriptional regulator produces the protein MDSRYGARDNSIKGLPIQESPFFQGLPDEVVQQATAQLVLRRHPANQVILLENDWGSSVYFILDGWVKIRTYNLDGKEVTLNILGKGELFGEMAPLDEVPRSTDVITLVPTVIGNLPAQDFVTLIQSEPNAGIRLSQLMARRLRQVNRRLRLRESDSTSRVTDILLFLADGQGKQRDAGIEIPNLPHRELSSLSGLARETVTRVLNKLEKKGLVKRDRDIMCIPDIEALEKLLV, from the coding sequence ATGGATAGTCGCTATGGAGCCCGTGATAATTCTATAAAGGGATTGCCAATTCAAGAATCCCCGTTCTTTCAGGGGCTCCCCGATGAGGTTGTACAACAGGCTACCGCTCAGCTTGTGCTCCGTCGTCACCCAGCCAACCAAGTTATCTTGCTTGAGAACGATTGGGGTAGCTCTGTGTATTTTATCTTAGATGGCTGGGTTAAAATTCGCACCTATAACTTAGATGGTAAGGAAGTCACCCTAAACATTTTGGGTAAGGGTGAGCTTTTTGGTGAGATGGCTCCCTTGGACGAAGTACCGCGTTCAACCGACGTCATTACTCTGGTGCCGACCGTGATTGGCAACTTGCCTGCGCAAGATTTCGTAACGCTGATTCAATCTGAACCCAATGCGGGAATTCGCCTATCCCAACTGATGGCCAGACGTTTACGTCAGGTCAACCGTCGGTTACGGCTACGGGAATCGGATAGCACCTCTCGGGTGACTGATATTTTGCTATTTCTTGCAGATGGTCAGGGGAAGCAGCGAGATGCTGGGATTGAAATTCCGAATTTGCCCCATCGTGAACTCAGTAGCTTGAGTGGTTTAGCCCGCGAAACCGTAACCCGGGTACTGAACAAGCTGGAAAAGAAAGGATTGGTCAAGCGCGATCGCGACATCATGTGTATCCCAGATATTGAGGCGCTTGAAAAACTGTTGGTTTAA